Proteins from one Streptomyces genisteinicus genomic window:
- a CDS encoding fumarylacetoacetate hydrolase family protein: MRIARFSIDGNVAFGAVEEGPDGLLLDIIKGIPYADFELSGTKVPLSKVRLLPPVLPNKVVAIGRNYAEHAAELGNEVPEVPVAFFKPTTSVIGSGDSIEYPSFSEELHHEAELAVVIGRMCREVPRERVKDVVLGYTCANDVTARDAQRREKQWARAKGFDTSCPLGPWIETDFDPADAVVQCTVNGEQRQLGRTSEMVRSVEDLIVHITEAMTLLPGDVVLTGTPAGVGPLNVGDEVAVTIEGIGTLTNKVIKRG; the protein is encoded by the coding sequence GTGCGCATCGCCAGGTTCTCCATCGACGGCAATGTCGCCTTCGGCGCGGTCGAGGAAGGCCCCGACGGCCTCCTCCTCGACATCATCAAGGGCATTCCGTACGCCGACTTCGAGCTCTCCGGCACCAAGGTCCCGCTGAGCAAGGTCCGCCTGCTGCCCCCCGTGCTCCCCAACAAGGTCGTGGCCATCGGCCGCAACTACGCGGAGCACGCCGCGGAGCTCGGCAACGAGGTCCCCGAGGTCCCGGTCGCCTTCTTCAAGCCGACCACCTCGGTGATCGGCTCCGGCGACTCCATCGAGTACCCCTCGTTCTCCGAGGAGCTCCACCACGAGGCCGAGCTGGCCGTCGTCATCGGCCGCATGTGCCGAGAGGTCCCGCGCGAGCGGGTCAAGGACGTCGTCCTCGGCTACACCTGCGCCAACGACGTCACCGCCCGCGACGCCCAGCGGCGCGAGAAGCAGTGGGCACGGGCCAAGGGCTTCGACACCTCCTGCCCCCTCGGCCCCTGGATCGAGACCGACTTCGACCCGGCCGACGCCGTCGTCCAGTGCACGGTCAACGGCGAGCAGCGGCAGCTGGGCCGCACCAGCGAGATGGTCCGCTCCGTCGAGGACCTCATCGTGCACATCACCGAGGCGATGACGCTGCTCCCCGGCGACGTCGTCCTCACGGGCACCCCCGCGGGGGTCGGCCCGCTCAACGTCGGCGACGAGGTCGCCGTCACCATCGAAGGCATCGGCACTCTCACCAACAAGGTGATCAAGCGTGGCTAA
- a CDS encoding DUF4241 domain-containing protein has translation MPMPAPDFTRHFTPGSRFTEEPGTTGEMSVVRAGELWLPSGKVCACDPFVTLGTGESEPFTAEVPPGRYAVECAVATLVDDDEPPSDEPHLRIAAARLLISDAPPVSWEIAHQAGQDPAQLADDEFFAYGVDAGTGCFYDAACDESFPDCVGEEGPLWDAFAAGGDAYLGPHTVTAKDTGHNLIAFMSGWGDGAYPTWVGRGADGAVVCFVTDFFVVPSEGEETAETG, from the coding sequence ATGCCCATGCCCGCACCCGACTTCACCCGGCACTTCACGCCCGGCAGCCGCTTCACCGAGGAACCCGGGACCACGGGGGAGATGTCGGTCGTACGGGCCGGTGAGCTCTGGCTGCCCAGCGGCAAGGTCTGCGCCTGCGACCCGTTCGTCACGCTCGGTACCGGCGAGTCCGAGCCGTTCACCGCCGAGGTCCCGCCGGGCCGCTACGCCGTGGAGTGTGCGGTCGCCACCCTCGTCGACGACGACGAGCCCCCGTCCGACGAGCCCCATCTGCGGATCGCCGCCGCCCGCCTGCTGATCTCCGACGCCCCGCCCGTCAGCTGGGAGATCGCCCACCAGGCCGGCCAGGATCCGGCCCAGCTCGCCGACGACGAGTTCTTCGCCTACGGCGTGGACGCCGGCACCGGCTGCTTCTACGACGCCGCCTGCGACGAGTCCTTCCCCGACTGCGTCGGCGAGGAGGGCCCGCTCTGGGACGCCTTCGCCGCCGGCGGCGACGCGTACCTCGGGCCGCACACCGTCACCGCGAAGGACACCGGCCACAACCTGATCGCCTTCATGTCCGGCTGGGGCGACGGCGCCTACCCGACCTGGGTCGGCCGCGGCGCCGACGGTGCCGTCGTCTGCTTCGTGACCGACTTCTTCGTCGTCCCGTCCGAGGGCGAGGAGACGGCGGAGACCGGCTGA
- the ndgR gene encoding IclR family transcriptional regulator NdgR gives MDNSSGVGVLDKAALVLSALESGPATLAGLVAATGLARPTAHRLAVALEHHRMVARDMQGRFILGPRLSELAAAAGEDRLLATAGPVLTHLRDVTGESAQLYRRQGDMRICVAAAERLSGLRDTVPVGSTLTMKAGSSAQILMAWEEPERLHRGLQGARFTATALSGVRRRGWAQSIGEREPGVASVSAPVRGPSNRVVAAVSVSGPIERLTRHPGRMHAQAVIDAAGRLSEALRRSG, from the coding sequence ATGGACAACTCTAGCGGCGTCGGCGTCCTCGACAAGGCAGCCCTTGTCTTGAGCGCCCTGGAGTCCGGGCCGGCCACCCTCGCGGGTCTGGTGGCGGCCACGGGACTCGCACGACCCACGGCCCACCGTCTGGCCGTGGCACTGGAACATCACCGTATGGTCGCCCGCGACATGCAGGGCCGGTTCATCCTCGGTCCGCGGCTGTCGGAGCTCGCCGCCGCGGCGGGCGAGGACCGGCTGCTCGCCACCGCGGGCCCCGTGCTCACGCATCTGCGCGACGTGACCGGCGAGAGCGCGCAGCTCTATCGCCGCCAGGGCGACATGCGGATCTGTGTGGCGGCGGCCGAGCGGCTGTCCGGTCTGCGGGACACCGTGCCGGTCGGCTCCACGCTGACGATGAAGGCGGGGTCCTCGGCGCAGATCCTGATGGCCTGGGAGGAGCCCGAGCGGCTCCACCGCGGCCTCCAGGGCGCGCGTTTCACGGCGACGGCGCTGTCCGGCGTGCGGCGCCGGGGCTGGGCCCAGTCGATCGGCGAGCGCGAGCCGGGGGTGGCCTCGGTGTCGGCACCGGTCCGCGGGCCGTCCAACCGCGTGGTCGCCGCCGTCTCGGTCTCCGGACCGATCGAGCGCCTGACCAGGCACCCGGGCCGTATGCACGCCCAGGCGGTCATCGACGCCGCCGGCCGCCTGAGCGAGGCCCTGCGCCGCTCCGGCTGA
- a CDS encoding HAD family hydrolase — MPIRAVLWDIDDTIFDYANADRTGMRRHLGDVGLPEAYASVEEALDAWKRITEVHWARVAAGLTDFEGQRRDRVREFLGAPGMGDEEAQQWFGQHIAHYEAAWALFPDTVPVLDLLARDYRHAVLSNSSLANQERKLRALGVRDRFEAVVCAVELGISKPEAGAFLAACEAVGLPPEDVAYVGDQPDIDARGATEAGLTGIWLDRAGAGGRPELTRITGLDQLAPLLRGDTRFGAPSTFG; from the coding sequence ATGCCGATCCGCGCCGTGCTCTGGGACATCGACGACACGATCTTCGACTACGCGAACGCCGACCGCACCGGTATGCGCCGGCATCTCGGCGACGTGGGCCTGCCGGAGGCGTACGCATCCGTCGAGGAGGCCCTGGACGCGTGGAAGCGGATCACCGAGGTGCACTGGGCGCGGGTCGCCGCCGGGCTCACCGACTTCGAGGGGCAGCGGCGCGACCGGGTGCGGGAGTTCCTCGGCGCACCGGGCATGGGCGACGAGGAGGCCCAGCAGTGGTTCGGGCAGCACATCGCGCACTACGAGGCCGCCTGGGCGCTCTTCCCCGACACCGTGCCGGTGCTCGACCTCCTCGCACGTGACTACCGTCACGCCGTCCTCTCCAACTCCAGCCTGGCGAACCAGGAGCGGAAGCTGCGCGCCCTCGGCGTCCGCGACCGGTTCGAGGCCGTGGTGTGCGCCGTCGAACTCGGGATCTCCAAGCCCGAGGCCGGCGCCTTCCTCGCAGCGTGCGAGGCCGTCGGACTGCCCCCCGAGGACGTGGCGTACGTCGGCGACCAGCCCGACATCGACGCCCGCGGAGCCACCGAGGCCGGGCTCACCGGGATCTGGCTGGACCGTGCCGGAGCGGGCGGCAGACCCGAACTGACCCGGATCACGGGCCTGGACCAGCTCGCCCCGCTGTTGCGCGGCGATACCCGTTTTGGAGCGCCGTCGACCTTCGGGTAA
- the leuD gene encoding 3-isopropylmalate dehydratase small subunit: protein MEAFTTHTGRAVPLRRSNVDTDQIIPAHWLKKVTRDGFEDGLFEAWRKDPEFVLNRPERQGASVLVAGPDFGTGSSREHAVWALQNYGFKTVLSARFADIFRGNSLKNGLLTVVLEQSVIDALWELTEADPTVEITVDLQTRQVIAPGITADFELDENARWRLLNGLDDISLTLQNEADIAAYEAARPAFKPRTVQV from the coding sequence ATGGAAGCTTTCACCACCCACACCGGCCGTGCCGTCCCGCTGCGCCGCAGCAACGTGGACACCGACCAGATCATCCCGGCCCACTGGCTGAAGAAGGTCACCCGCGACGGTTTCGAGGACGGGCTGTTCGAGGCCTGGCGCAAGGACCCCGAGTTCGTGCTGAACCGCCCCGAGCGCCAGGGCGCCTCGGTCCTCGTCGCCGGCCCCGACTTCGGCACCGGCTCCTCCCGCGAGCACGCCGTCTGGGCGCTGCAGAACTACGGCTTCAAGACCGTGCTCTCCGCCCGGTTCGCCGACATCTTCCGCGGCAACTCCCTCAAGAACGGCCTGCTGACCGTCGTCCTGGAGCAGTCGGTCATCGACGCGCTCTGGGAGCTGACCGAGGCCGACCCGACCGTCGAGATCACCGTCGACCTGCAGACGCGCCAGGTCATCGCCCCCGGAATCACCGCCGACTTCGAGCTCGACGAGAACGCCCGCTGGCGCCTGCTGAACGGGCTCGACGACATCAGCCTCACCCTTCAGAACGAAGCGGACATCGCCGCCTACGAAGCGGCCAGGCCCGCCTTCAAACCGCGCACCGTGCAGGTCTGA
- the gltX gene encoding glutamate--tRNA ligase, whose translation MANAPVRVRFCPSPTGNPHVGLVRTALFNWAYARHTGGTMVFRIEDTDAARDSEESYQQLLDSLRWLGLDWDEGPEVGGPHPPYRQSQRMDIYRDVATRLLDAGHAYHCYCTAAELEARRDAARAAGKPSGYDGTCRTLTAEQKAAYEAEGRESIVRFKMPDEPIVFTDLVRGELTFTPDNVPDYGIVRANGAPLYTLVNPVDDALMEITHVLRGEDLLSSTPRQIALYKALIELGVAKEIPAFGHLPYVMGEGNKKLSKRDPQASLNIYRERGFLPEGLLNYLSLLGWSFSADQDVFTIPEMITKFDVADVNANPARFDLKKAEAINADHIRMLDVKAFTEACEPWLTAPHANWAPERFDRAKWEAIAPHAQTRLTVLSDITANVDFLFLDEPVDDEASWTKAMKGEPAALLTTAREKLETADWSSPESLKEAVLAAGEAHGLKLGKAQAPVRVAVTGRTVGLPLFESLEILGKEKTLARIDAALAKLAA comes from the coding sequence GTGGCTAACGCACCCGTCCGCGTCCGTTTCTGTCCCTCCCCGACCGGCAACCCCCATGTGGGCCTCGTCCGCACCGCGCTGTTCAACTGGGCCTACGCCCGGCACACCGGCGGCACGATGGTCTTCCGCATCGAGGACACCGACGCGGCCCGCGACTCGGAGGAGTCGTACCAGCAGCTGCTCGACTCGCTGCGCTGGCTCGGCCTCGACTGGGACGAGGGCCCGGAGGTCGGCGGCCCGCACCCGCCCTACCGCCAGTCGCAGCGGATGGACATCTACCGGGACGTCGCCACGCGGCTCCTCGACGCCGGCCACGCGTACCACTGCTACTGCACCGCCGCGGAGCTCGAAGCCCGCCGCGACGCCGCCCGCGCCGCCGGGAAGCCCTCCGGCTACGACGGCACCTGCCGCACGCTGACCGCCGAGCAGAAGGCCGCGTACGAGGCCGAAGGGCGCGAGTCCATCGTGCGCTTCAAGATGCCCGACGAGCCGATCGTCTTCACCGACCTGGTCCGCGGCGAACTCACCTTCACCCCGGACAACGTCCCCGACTACGGCATCGTCCGCGCCAACGGCGCCCCGCTGTACACGCTGGTCAACCCGGTCGACGACGCCCTGATGGAGATCACCCACGTCCTGCGCGGCGAGGACCTGCTCTCCTCCACCCCCCGCCAGATCGCCCTCTACAAGGCGCTGATCGAGCTCGGCGTCGCCAAGGAGATCCCCGCCTTCGGCCACCTGCCGTACGTCATGGGAGAGGGCAACAAGAAGCTCTCCAAGCGCGACCCGCAGGCGTCCCTCAACATCTACCGCGAGCGCGGCTTCCTCCCGGAGGGCCTGCTCAACTACCTCTCGCTGCTCGGCTGGTCCTTCTCCGCCGACCAGGACGTCTTCACGATCCCCGAGATGATCACGAAGTTCGACGTCGCCGACGTCAACGCCAACCCGGCGCGCTTCGACCTCAAGAAGGCCGAGGCGATCAACGCCGACCACATCCGGATGCTGGACGTGAAGGCGTTCACCGAGGCGTGCGAGCCGTGGCTGACCGCCCCGCACGCGAACTGGGCGCCGGAGCGGTTCGACCGCGCGAAGTGGGAGGCCATCGCCCCGCACGCGCAGACGCGGCTGACCGTCCTCTCCGACATCACCGCCAACGTCGACTTCCTCTTCCTCGACGAGCCGGTCGACGACGAGGCGTCCTGGACCAAGGCGATGAAGGGCGAGCCCGCGGCCCTGCTGACCACCGCCCGCGAGAAGCTGGAGACGGCCGACTGGTCCAGCCCGGAGTCCCTCAAGGAGGCCGTCCTGGCCGCCGGCGAGGCCCACGGCCTCAAGCTCGGCAAGGCCCAGGCCCCGGTACGGGTGGCCGTCACCGGCCGCACCGTCGGCCTGCCGCTCTTCGAGTCCCTGGAGATCCTGGGCAAGGAGAAGACCCTGGCCCGCATCGACGCGGCACTGGCGAAGCTCGCCGCCTGA
- a CDS encoding SCO4226 family nickel-binding protein, with product MAEFMDVHRGMKGITSDQLMEAHRADLAIEGEENVHFKQAWADPETGTVYCLSEGPSADAVQRIHERTGHPADEIHPVPLSV from the coding sequence ATGGCCGAGTTCATGGACGTACACCGCGGTATGAAGGGCATCACCAGTGATCAGCTGATGGAGGCCCACCGCGCGGACCTCGCGATCGAGGGCGAGGAGAACGTGCACTTCAAGCAGGCGTGGGCGGATCCCGAGACGGGCACCGTCTACTGCCTGTCCGAGGGGCCCTCGGCGGATGCCGTGCAGCGCATCCACGAGCGCACGGGCCACCCCGCGGACGAGATCCACCCGGTGCCCCTCTCCGTGTGA
- a CDS encoding sensor histidine kinase yields the protein MGRPQARQGQGDAMAEQEPRGTDRGSSPQRTHTQGPAASGDSGDRSARNGSPAAAPDGARSAPASASPTETGSRIALRNWRISTRLVSLLTLPVVAATTLGGLRIQESMDDMKQLDHMQLLTEMTRAATDLAQALQSERDLSAGPLANGSPVTDFKVSGPRTQTDRVKKAFLDATRNIPNTDDDEALESIRANANQIAVQVNGLNKIRSTAYASGAPNSQTVESYSRLIESLLSLSQDMAQATSNPDMIKRTRALAAFSSAKEYASIQRAIIAAALPGGDDAKAPGLTEPDRLYGKAAVENGDSELKAFKALYESTGGDAEELTASLDGGTDPTIAASELYAKRVLDNPNGFERRAERSHLDWTDDYSVRINAMKRVEAQLLGEMEAKARELREESQQDAIINGALILVVLGVSLVGAFVVARSMIRSLRRLQDTATKVAQTRLPELVKQLSESDPQDVDTSVESVGVHSRDEIGQVAAAFDDVHREAVRLAAEQALLRGNVNAMFTNLSRRSQGLIQRQLSLISELESREADPDQLSSLFKLDHLATRMRRNGENLLVLAGEEPGRRWTRPVPLVDVLRAAASEVEQYERIELAAVPATEVAGRVVNDLVHLLAELLENATSFSSPQTKVRVTGHALPDGRVLVEIHDTGIGLSPEDLAAINERLASPPTVDVSVSRRMGLFVVGRLSLRHGIRIQLRPSDSGGTTALVMLPVDVAHGGKKAPGKPGQPGGGQGGPQKPGAGAPGGLPGRPAGQGGGSRPGLAGPGAGGPGAGAPAGGRLGTGAPRGQVGAGAAPRAALPGRDGGPQGNGGQPQSGGSLFDAGRPQQGAPAPARGEAGPGAGRPAPQQPGAGDRGRQLPPPGGPRAELPGGAPRQEEPRPQRPQTTSWGNEQGVPQQRPAADAPRGHDDHDASRGQAGTAGFARPELGGPRGAGGPGQYTRQDVFGGPAGAGNPSGTGQFARPEQGGHQDPASTAQFPRQDFQAPQQDPASTAQFARPDFQAPQQVPQQDPASTAQFARPDFQAPQQPAPQRRDEGFAPPRAVAPLPAPQQPEALPPASGPGDGRTPLYDTLETNWFHGGGAQGGESRPAEPQPERPVPQRAPASGPAPQGGAPVANGAANWRSSPNDELVRQAERVRKPAAGGITTSGLPRRVPRANLVPGTAQEQNHQSGPQISRAPDDVRGRLTNLRRGIQQGRQQNSTTGSFNLGPTHQQER from the coding sequence ATGGGGCGTCCTCAGGCCCGTCAGGGCCAAGGGGACGCTATGGCGGAACAGGAGCCGCGCGGCACCGACCGCGGTTCCTCGCCCCAGCGCACCCACACCCAGGGACCGGCCGCATCCGGTGACAGCGGCGACCGCTCCGCGCGCAACGGCTCCCCCGCCGCCGCGCCGGACGGCGCCAGGAGTGCGCCCGCGTCGGCGAGCCCCACGGAGACCGGTTCGCGAATAGCGCTGCGCAACTGGCGCATCAGCACCCGTCTGGTCTCCCTGCTCACCCTCCCCGTCGTCGCGGCGACCACGCTGGGCGGACTCCGTATCCAGGAGTCCATGGACGACATGAAGCAGCTGGACCACATGCAGCTGCTCACGGAGATGACCCGGGCGGCGACCGACCTCGCCCAGGCGCTGCAGTCCGAGCGCGACCTCTCCGCCGGACCGCTGGCCAACGGCTCCCCCGTCACGGACTTCAAGGTCTCCGGGCCCCGTACCCAGACCGACCGCGTCAAGAAGGCGTTCCTCGACGCGACGCGCAACATCCCCAACACGGACGACGACGAGGCGCTGGAGAGCATCCGCGCCAACGCCAACCAGATCGCCGTGCAGGTCAACGGACTCAACAAGATCCGTTCGACCGCCTACGCCTCCGGCGCGCCGAACTCCCAGACCGTGGAGAGCTACAGCCGGCTGATCGAGTCGCTGCTGAGCCTGTCCCAGGACATGGCGCAGGCGACCAGCAACCCCGACATGATCAAGCGCACGCGTGCGCTGGCGGCGTTCTCGTCCGCCAAGGAGTACGCGTCGATCCAGCGCGCGATCATCGCCGCCGCCCTGCCGGGCGGCGACGACGCGAAGGCTCCCGGCCTGACCGAGCCCGACCGCCTGTACGGCAAGGCCGCCGTGGAGAACGGCGACTCGGAGCTGAAGGCGTTCAAGGCGCTCTACGAGTCCACCGGCGGCGACGCCGAGGAGCTGACCGCCTCCCTGGACGGCGGCACCGACCCGACGATCGCGGCCTCGGAGCTGTACGCCAAGCGCGTGCTGGACAACCCGAACGGCTTCGAACGCCGTGCCGAGCGTTCGCACCTGGACTGGACCGACGACTACTCGGTCCGCATCAACGCGATGAAGCGCGTCGAGGCCCAGCTGCTCGGCGAGATGGAGGCCAAGGCCCGTGAGCTGCGCGAGGAGTCGCAGCAGGACGCCATCATCAACGGTGCGCTGATCCTCGTCGTCCTCGGCGTCTCCCTGGTCGGCGCCTTCGTCGTCGCCCGGTCCATGATCCGTTCGCTGCGCCGGCTGCAGGACACGGCGACCAAGGTCGCCCAGACCCGGCTGCCCGAGCTGGTCAAGCAGCTGTCGGAGTCGGACCCGCAGGACGTCGACACCTCCGTCGAGTCCGTCGGTGTGCACTCCCGTGACGAGATCGGCCAGGTGGCCGCGGCCTTCGACGACGTGCACCGCGAGGCGGTCCGCCTCGCCGCCGAGCAGGCGCTGCTGCGGGGCAACGTCAACGCGATGTTCACCAACCTCTCGCGGCGTTCCCAGGGCCTCATCCAGCGGCAGCTGTCGCTGATCTCCGAGCTGGAGTCCCGCGAGGCCGACCCCGACCAGCTGTCCTCGCTGTTCAAGCTCGACCACCTCGCGACCCGTATGCGCCGGAACGGCGAGAACCTCCTCGTCCTCGCCGGCGAGGAGCCGGGCCGCCGCTGGACGCGCCCCGTGCCGCTCGTCGACGTGCTCCGCGCCGCGGCGTCCGAGGTGGAGCAGTACGAGCGCATCGAACTGGCCGCCGTGCCCGCGACCGAGGTCGCCGGCCGTGTGGTCAACGACCTCGTGCACCTGCTCGCCGAGCTGCTGGAGAACGCGACGTCGTTCTCCTCCCCGCAGACGAAGGTCCGGGTCACCGGCCACGCGCTGCCCGACGGCCGGGTGCTGGTCGAGATCCACGACACCGGCATCGGCCTCTCCCCCGAGGACCTGGCCGCGATCAACGAGCGGCTCGCGTCGCCGCCCACGGTGGACGTCTCGGTCTCGCGCCGCATGGGTCTGTTCGTGGTCGGCCGCCTGTCGCTGCGGCACGGCATCCGCATCCAGCTGCGTCCGTCGGACTCCGGCGGCACGACCGCGCTCGTCATGCTGCCGGTCGACGTCGCCCACGGCGGCAAGAAGGCTCCGGGCAAGCCCGGCCAGCCGGGCGGCGGCCAGGGCGGCCCCCAGAAGCCCGGCGCGGGTGCGCCCGGTGGTCTGCCGGGGCGTCCGGCGGGCCAGGGCGGCGGGAGCCGTCCGGGTCTGGCGGGCCCCGGAGCGGGTGGGCCGGGTGCCGGCGCTCCCGCGGGCGGCCGGCTGGGAACCGGTGCACCGCGCGGTCAGGTCGGCGCGGGCGCGGCTCCGCGTGCCGCGCTGCCGGGCCGTGACGGCGGGCCGCAGGGCAACGGCGGCCAGCCGCAGAGCGGCGGCAGTCTCTTCGACGCCGGCCGTCCGCAGCAGGGGGCCCCGGCTCCCGCGCGCGGCGAGGCGGGGCCCGGCGCGGGCCGTCCGGCGCCGCAGCAGCCCGGCGCCGGCGACCGGGGGCGGCAGCTGCCGCCGCCCGGCGGTCCGCGGGCCGAGCTGCCCGGCGGGGCGCCCCGCCAGGAGGAGCCGCGTCCGCAGCGTCCGCAGACGACCAGCTGGGGCAACGAGCAGGGCGTGCCGCAGCAGCGTCCCGCCGCCGACGCGCCGCGCGGTCACGACGACCACGACGCCTCCCGCGGGCAGGCGGGCACGGCCGGGTTCGCCCGGCCGGAGCTCGGCGGCCCCCGGGGCGCCGGCGGGCCGGGGCAGTACACCCGGCAGGACGTGTTCGGCGGTCCGGCCGGGGCGGGGAACCCGTCGGGCACCGGCCAGTTCGCCCGGCCGGAGCAGGGCGGGCACCAGGACCCGGCGTCCACCGCGCAGTTCCCGCGACAGGACTTCCAGGCGCCGCAGCAGGACCCGGCGTCCACCGCACAGTTCGCGCGGCCCGACTTCCAGGCGCCTCAGCAGGTGCCGCAGCAGGACCCGGCGTCCACCGCACAGTTCGCGCGGCCGGACTTCCAGGCGCCGCAGCAGCCCGCTCCGCAGCGCCGGGACGAGGGCTTCGCCCCGCCGCGGGCCGTGGCTCCGCTGCCGGCTCCGCAGCAGCCCGAGGCGCTGCCGCCGGCGTCCGGTCCGGGGGACGGCCGTACGCCGCTGTACGACACGCTGGAGACCAACTGGTTCCACGGCGGCGGTGCCCAGGGCGGCGAGAGCCGTCCCGCGGAGCCGCAGCCGGAGCGGCCGGTGCCGCAGCGTGCTCCCGCGTCCGGCCCGGCACCCCAGGGCGGCGCACCCGTGGCGAACGGAGCCGCGAACTGGCGCTCCTCGCCCAACGACGAGCTGGTGCGCCAGGCCGAGCGGGTGCGCAAGCCCGCCGCGGGCGGCATCACCACCTCGGGTCTGCCCCGCCGGGTCCCGCGAGCCAACCTCGTGCCGGGCACCGCGCAGGAGCAGAACCACCAGTCCGGTCCGCAGATCTCGCGAGCCCCCGACGACGTGCGCGGGCGGCTGACGAATCTGCGCCGGGGTATTCAGCAGGGCCGGCAGCAGAACAGCACGACCGGCAGCTTCAACCTCGGCCCCACTCACCAGCAGGAGCGTTAG
- the leuC gene encoding 3-isopropylmalate dehydratase large subunit, giving the protein MGRTLAEKVWDDHVVRRAEGEPDLLFIDLHLLHEVTSPQAFDGLRLSGRQVRRLDLTIATEDHNTPTLDIDKPIADPVSRAQLETLRKNCAEFGVRLHSLGDVEQGVVHVVGPQLGLTQPGTTVVCGDSHTSTHGAFGALAFGIGTSQVEHVLATQTLPMARPKTMAITVDGELPDGVTAKDLILAIIARIGTGGGQGYVLEYRGSAVEKLSMEARMTICNMSIEAGARAGMIAPDETTFDYLRGRDHAPQGEDWDAAVAYWRTLRTDDDAVFDAEVFIDAAELSPFVTWGTNPGQGAPLGANVPDPASYEDASERLAAEKALEYMGLTAGQPLRDIRVDTVFVGSCTNGRIEDLRAVASILEGRKVADGVRMLVVPGSVRVALQAVEEGLDKVFKAAGAEWRHAGCSMCLGMNPDQLAPGERSASTSNRNFEGRQGKGGRTHLVSPQVAGATAVLGHLASPADLSDADVSTPAGV; this is encoded by the coding sequence ATGGGTAGGACACTCGCGGAGAAGGTCTGGGACGACCACGTCGTCCGGCGCGCCGAGGGCGAGCCCGACCTCCTCTTCATCGATCTGCACCTGCTGCACGAGGTGACCAGCCCCCAGGCGTTCGACGGTCTGCGGCTCAGCGGTCGGCAGGTGCGGCGTCTCGACCTCACCATCGCCACCGAGGACCACAACACCCCGACCCTCGACATCGACAAGCCCATCGCCGACCCGGTCTCCCGCGCCCAGCTGGAGACCCTGCGCAAGAACTGCGCCGAGTTCGGTGTGCGCCTGCACTCGCTGGGCGACGTCGAGCAGGGCGTGGTCCACGTGGTCGGCCCCCAGCTGGGCCTGACCCAGCCCGGCACCACCGTGGTCTGCGGCGACTCCCACACCTCCACCCACGGCGCCTTCGGCGCGCTGGCGTTCGGCATCGGCACCTCCCAGGTGGAGCACGTGCTGGCCACCCAGACGCTGCCGATGGCCCGCCCGAAGACCATGGCCATCACCGTCGACGGCGAACTGCCGGACGGCGTGACGGCCAAGGACCTGATCCTGGCGATCATCGCCAGGATCGGCACCGGCGGCGGACAGGGCTACGTCCTGGAGTACCGCGGCTCCGCCGTCGAGAAGCTCTCGATGGAAGCCCGGATGACCATCTGCAACATGTCGATCGAGGCCGGCGCCCGCGCGGGCATGATCGCCCCGGACGAGACCACCTTCGACTACCTCCGGGGCCGCGACCACGCCCCGCAGGGCGAGGACTGGGACGCCGCCGTCGCGTACTGGCGCACCCTGCGCACCGACGACGACGCGGTCTTCGACGCCGAGGTGTTCATCGACGCCGCCGAGCTCTCCCCGTTCGTCACCTGGGGCACCAACCCGGGCCAGGGCGCACCGCTCGGGGCGAACGTCCCCGACCCGGCTTCGTACGAGGACGCCTCGGAGCGCCTGGCGGCCGAAAAGGCCCTGGAGTACATGGGGTTGACCGCCGGGCAGCCGCTGCGGGACATCCGCGTCGACACCGTCTTCGTCGGTTCCTGCACCAACGGACGCATCGAGGACCTGCGCGCGGTCGCCTCGATCCTCGAAGGCCGCAAAGTCGCCGACGGCGTGCGGATGCTGGTCGTCCCGGGATCCGTCCGGGTGGCGCTCCAGGCCGTGGAGGAGGGCCTGGACAAGGTCTTCAAGGCGGCGGGCGCCGAGTGGCGGCACGCGGGCTGCTCCATGTGCCTCGGCATGAACCCGGACCAACTGGCTCCCGGCGAGCGCTCCGCCTCCACCTCCAACCGCAACTTCGAGGGCAGGCAGGGCAAGGGCGGCCGCACCCACCTGGTCTCTCCGCAGGTCGCCGGCGCCACCGCCGTGCTGGGCCATCTGGCCTCCCCGGCCGACCTGTCCGACGCCGACGTCTCTACGCCCGCGGGGGTCTGA